A single window of Microbacterium oryzae DNA harbors:
- a CDS encoding ATP-binding protein, whose product MGEAAHVTRFRQTAPDPSIAKAVGRHHTFETAVADLVDNSLDAGASRVLVRFLETSGAVTGLQVIDDGCGMDSDQMDSAMEYALKRAYGQSDQGHFGLGLKAASLSQADTLNVYSRKFGTLASGRTIGAADPTLIGDLDRDHVAGVLEGIRVDFPLSNGTVVEWVGPRTFLSSHDQRDRSQWLDQRVTALRTHLGTVFHRHIASGRITINIDVFDAFYGESGIPRTVSALDPFGYHRLPNDRFPAELSFSVDGLTGVAEAHVWPAAQAGLPEFRLGGRPGGLAQGFYFYRNDRLLQMGGWNTLTVHRAELEYVRIAVDIEGPLERHVTINPEKAGLEIDADAKAALLDARVAPGGESLRAFLAAAEARRRESRKYEKRPVELVRPGRGMSAAMRTAFDESVEGANAHPIDIRWRIDATESPVHIDLENRTIWLNSTYRALITGVDGVDNEDAPLLKTMLVMLYSRYFEGSYLGSREKAELQAWDQLLTAAVREESARQEKELRNDDERG is encoded by the coding sequence ATGGGCGAAGCGGCGCATGTCACCCGGTTTCGGCAGACGGCTCCGGACCCCTCGATCGCGAAGGCCGTCGGTCGGCATCACACGTTCGAGACCGCAGTCGCGGACCTTGTCGACAACAGCCTCGACGCCGGAGCATCCCGGGTACTCGTCCGATTTCTCGAGACGAGTGGAGCCGTTACCGGCCTGCAGGTGATCGACGATGGCTGCGGAATGGACAGCGACCAGATGGATTCCGCTATGGAGTACGCCCTCAAGAGAGCGTACGGCCAGAGCGATCAGGGGCACTTCGGGTTGGGGCTTAAGGCCGCTTCATTGAGTCAAGCCGACACGCTCAACGTGTATTCGCGCAAGTTCGGCACGCTCGCTTCGGGTCGCACGATCGGCGCAGCCGACCCGACTCTCATCGGGGATTTGGACCGCGACCACGTCGCCGGTGTGCTTGAGGGGATTCGGGTCGACTTCCCGTTGTCGAACGGCACCGTGGTCGAGTGGGTAGGCCCACGGACGTTCCTCAGCAGCCACGACCAGCGCGATCGCTCCCAGTGGCTTGATCAACGCGTGACGGCGCTACGCACGCACCTCGGAACGGTGTTCCACCGGCATATCGCATCTGGTCGGATCACGATCAACATCGACGTGTTTGACGCGTTCTACGGAGAGTCCGGCATCCCCCGCACTGTGAGCGCCCTGGACCCATTCGGGTACCATCGGCTGCCCAACGACCGTTTTCCGGCCGAGCTATCCTTCTCGGTCGATGGTCTTACGGGTGTTGCCGAGGCGCACGTGTGGCCAGCAGCGCAAGCCGGCTTACCGGAGTTCAGACTCGGCGGCCGCCCCGGAGGGCTCGCACAAGGCTTTTACTTCTATCGCAACGACCGGCTGCTGCAGATGGGCGGGTGGAACACCCTCACCGTTCACCGTGCAGAGCTTGAATACGTTCGCATCGCTGTGGACATCGAAGGGCCGCTCGAACGGCACGTGACGATCAACCCCGAGAAGGCCGGCCTCGAGATCGACGCCGACGCCAAGGCTGCGCTGCTCGACGCCCGAGTGGCACCTGGTGGAGAATCTCTCCGCGCGTTTCTCGCTGCGGCCGAGGCTCGTCGGCGGGAGAGTCGAAAGTATGAGAAGCGTCCTGTCGAGCTCGTACGACCCGGTCGTGGAATGAGTGCGGCGATGCGAACTGCATTCGATGAGTCCGTCGAGGGCGCCAACGCCCATCCGATTGACATCCGGTGGCGGATCGATGCGACCGAGTCGCCCGTGCACATCGATCTCGAGAATCGCACGATCTGGCTCAACAGCACCTACCGGGCACTCATCACGGGCGTCGATGGTGTCGACAACGAGGACGCGCCGCTGCTCAAGACGATGCTCGTCATGCTGTACTCGCGGTACTTCGAGGGCTCCTACCTGGGCTCGCGCGAGAAGGCTGAGCTGCAAGCCTGGGACCAACTGCTGACCGCGGCCGTGCGCGAAGAGTCCGCGCGCCAGGAGAAGGAGCTGAGGAATGACGACGAACGCGGGTGA
- a CDS encoding AAA family ATPase, giving the protein MVWISRVRVNGGFLAGLDVELSRGLNVVIGPRGSGKTTLLELIRHALGIEHADQAEAKRQRKAITHLLGAGEVVLDVEDEHSSHHLVVDAAGNGRSGELSTAALALGQNELERIASNSASRLNLIDLRAVVSAAPPSLEIAKRLTRDLARLRQDADQARERASRRALLEADRTALAGQERELLTDSSADLGERRELLRVLEAELLAVGGQSEASERTSSRIADASKLASRLQAAIEAVPSREVGVAVAAEVEHRVASLLQLSVELVSGISELESALNAVRKDLLNEQNRLRLKAAPVRAELETAERGLGQITAKLRNIDAELAEVARLEAALLELQASTNELVSQRSQLLDEYEIWQEGLFEARQAVAQAVSGDLQSRVVVSVDHLADSTKFRDLLIELLQGSGLQYRALADSMARSLLPRQLLAYVENNDLVGLSEATNVGTDRAARVLAALQNEESVSSIAEATLDDRVDFRLIDGAVQKSVEDLSTGQKCAVTLPIVLTEGSRILILDQPEDHLDNAYLVKNIITSLTMREERGAQTIVATHNANIPVLGSAELVLSLESDGTRGFVSNRGAFDEQPIVDTITGLMEGGRDAFLRRAEFYAEHEVESH; this is encoded by the coding sequence GTGGTGTGGATATCGCGAGTGCGCGTGAATGGTGGATTCCTCGCTGGACTTGACGTCGAGCTGTCGCGAGGCCTCAACGTCGTCATTGGGCCGAGGGGGTCCGGCAAGACAACGCTGCTCGAACTGATCCGGCACGCGCTCGGGATCGAGCATGCGGACCAAGCCGAAGCCAAGCGCCAGCGCAAGGCCATCACCCACTTGCTTGGCGCAGGCGAAGTGGTGCTGGACGTCGAGGACGAACACTCGTCGCACCATCTGGTGGTCGACGCGGCGGGGAATGGACGGTCTGGCGAACTTTCCACAGCCGCGCTCGCGCTCGGGCAGAACGAGCTGGAGCGCATTGCATCCAATTCTGCGAGCCGACTGAATCTCATCGACCTGCGCGCAGTTGTCTCTGCTGCACCTCCCAGCCTGGAGATCGCCAAGCGTCTAACGCGCGACCTGGCTCGGCTACGACAAGACGCCGACCAGGCACGGGAGCGCGCATCGCGACGCGCCCTCTTGGAGGCCGACCGCACGGCGCTCGCTGGCCAGGAGCGCGAGCTGTTAACGGACTCATCGGCAGATCTTGGAGAACGGCGCGAGTTGCTCAGAGTTCTCGAAGCGGAACTGCTCGCCGTTGGTGGCCAGTCGGAAGCCAGCGAGCGAACATCTAGTCGCATCGCGGACGCGTCCAAGCTGGCCAGCCGACTGCAAGCCGCGATTGAAGCGGTTCCGTCGCGAGAAGTTGGTGTGGCCGTCGCGGCAGAGGTAGAGCACCGAGTCGCGTCCCTTCTTCAGCTCAGCGTGGAGCTAGTCAGCGGAATTTCCGAGCTCGAGTCCGCGCTCAACGCCGTTCGTAAGGACTTGCTCAATGAGCAAAACCGGCTACGACTGAAGGCAGCGCCAGTCCGGGCAGAGCTGGAGACCGCGGAGCGGGGGCTCGGCCAAATCACTGCAAAGCTCAGGAACATCGACGCGGAGCTCGCTGAAGTCGCTCGGCTGGAAGCCGCACTCCTCGAGTTGCAAGCGTCGACAAACGAGCTCGTCTCCCAGCGATCTCAATTGCTAGACGAATACGAGATCTGGCAGGAGGGATTGTTCGAGGCGCGCCAAGCAGTCGCACAGGCTGTTTCAGGAGATTTGCAGTCACGCGTAGTGGTTAGCGTGGATCATCTCGCCGACTCGACAAAGTTTCGCGACCTTCTGATCGAGCTCTTGCAGGGTTCGGGTCTCCAATATCGGGCACTCGCAGACTCGATGGCACGGTCGCTTCTGCCTCGCCAGTTGCTTGCGTACGTTGAAAATAACGATCTCGTTGGCCTATCCGAGGCAACCAATGTCGGAACCGATCGAGCCGCGCGCGTGCTGGCGGCCCTGCAGAACGAGGAAAGTGTCTCGTCGATAGCCGAAGCGACGCTCGATGATCGGGTCGATTTCAGGTTGATCGACGGCGCAGTTCAAAAAAGCGTTGAGGATCTTTCGACGGGCCAGAAGTGCGCCGTGACTCTTCCGATCGTACTCACGGAAGGATCGCGCATTCTTATCTTGGATCAACCGGAGGACCACCTCGATAACGCATATCTGGTGAAGAACATCATCACGTCTTTGACGATGCGTGAGGAGCGGGGCGCGCAGACTATCGTCGCAACGCACAACGCAAACATCCCAGTGCTCGGCTCTGCGGAGCTCGTCCTTTCGCTTGAGAGCGATGGCACGAGAGGCTTCGTATCCAACCGAGGAGCCTTCGACGAACAGCCAATCGTAGACACGATAACCGGACTGATGGAGGGCGGGCGCGATGCATTCCTCCGGCGAGCTGAGTTCTACGCAGAGCACGAGGTTGAGTCCCATTAG
- a CDS encoding Z1 domain-containing protein, producing the protein MTTTVDPTITAAVQKVLNQIRDTGPEELLWRVQGELRKTQVNVTEADIRAAVTVPNLNDPARRAIHMALAMWDALASADWIQDTRPGTPNRRERIYEMLEISDGLREVLDSEFPSASQMDAMIVDPKNWTPWYDEERRAAHDFYWRAYRGVLEGKGWDVDALATLDRSTTEIVQRLADPSAAEGYQTKGLVVGHVQSGKTANFTGIVAKAIDAGYRLIIVLTGTIELLRGQTQRRLDMELVGEENILDGADRNDASSIREIDYIGTQDADWYAGKFLKHGQDVHSLPEVPAIKRLTTVDRDYRKLRLGRDALDFRRTGELRDTGKPVYAPENIYSVDARIAIMKKNTTSLKNLLHDLKNIRADGKEIPALIIDDEADQASVNTVNPRSKQEVAAESRKRSAINKLIADLLTELPRAQYVGYTATPFANVFISPDDSEDLFPKDFLVSLQPSSQYMGGRDFHDLWGLDEADRGDPARSNEAAFVRDLYADGDEDPAAEEAEILGALDAFVLTGAIKKWRESLGTGPAFRHHTMLVHESVRTSDQSDLADRFRGVWRRAAYTNPSAFSRLRELYESDFRAVNEARDWPDHPLPVSFDHLKPFVGAAVDAITADSDPVVVVNGTKDSDYDAMDFQTRPYWRIMVGGAKLSRGFTVEGLTISYYRRRAAAADTLMQMGRWFGYRPGYGDLVRLYIARNVLDGRGKSYDLYDAFTSIIEDEEEFRDQLHRFAEIEEDGRPVVRPIHVPPLVFQQLPWLKPTGANKMYNAVLTYEGDGGVVKDFNQHDHREDGSRNAKHFAAVKPLLSGLSEPHKFLGVAGTTFDGRYAIASTEAVVAALSEFRFSSPDQLKPTISMMQKAAHEGTVKDWAVIVPELDSTYQREIEGATVSIAERRRRKDRPGFAGSERRHRAALEVITQRPDRDAEAGPVAESLSRATRGALLLTFAYDPEVSSDELRDEGRASANRIKRDAWPTLMLSESVATLLSIAMPYGSAPRGRIGFTVRREDSADSAIVDRD; encoded by the coding sequence ATGACGACCACTGTCGACCCGACCATAACCGCCGCCGTTCAAAAGGTTCTGAACCAGATTCGCGACACCGGCCCCGAAGAGCTGCTGTGGCGCGTGCAGGGCGAGCTGCGCAAGACACAGGTCAACGTCACGGAAGCAGACATCAGGGCGGCTGTCACCGTTCCCAATCTCAACGACCCCGCACGCAGGGCAATCCACATGGCGCTGGCGATGTGGGATGCGCTCGCCTCTGCGGACTGGATCCAGGACACCAGGCCCGGCACTCCGAATCGACGAGAGCGGATCTACGAGATGCTCGAAATCTCGGACGGTCTGCGCGAGGTTCTCGATTCCGAGTTCCCGAGCGCGTCTCAGATGGATGCGATGATCGTCGACCCCAAGAACTGGACCCCTTGGTACGACGAGGAGCGCCGCGCCGCCCACGACTTCTACTGGCGCGCGTACCGAGGTGTTCTCGAGGGGAAGGGATGGGACGTCGATGCGCTGGCAACTCTCGACCGTTCCACCACGGAGATCGTCCAGCGCCTCGCCGACCCTAGCGCGGCCGAGGGATATCAGACCAAAGGCCTTGTCGTTGGCCACGTCCAGAGCGGAAAGACGGCCAACTTCACGGGTATCGTCGCGAAGGCGATCGACGCCGGTTACCGCTTAATCATCGTGCTGACAGGAACCATCGAGCTGTTGCGCGGTCAGACGCAGCGCCGGCTCGATATGGAGCTCGTGGGCGAGGAGAACATCCTCGACGGAGCGGACAGGAACGATGCGTCGTCGATCCGCGAGATTGACTACATCGGAACGCAGGACGCCGACTGGTACGCGGGCAAATTCCTCAAGCACGGACAGGACGTGCACTCATTGCCGGAGGTGCCGGCGATCAAGCGGTTGACGACGGTGGACCGGGACTATCGCAAACTCCGCTTGGGGCGAGACGCGCTCGATTTCCGTCGCACCGGCGAACTCCGCGACACGGGGAAGCCGGTGTACGCGCCCGAGAACATCTACTCCGTCGATGCACGTATCGCCATCATGAAGAAGAACACGACTTCGCTGAAGAATCTGTTGCATGACCTGAAGAACATTCGGGCGGATGGCAAGGAGATCCCGGCGCTGATCATCGACGACGAGGCTGACCAGGCATCGGTGAACACGGTCAACCCGCGTTCGAAGCAGGAAGTCGCGGCCGAGTCCAGAAAGCGTTCCGCCATCAACAAGCTGATCGCCGACCTGCTCACCGAGCTGCCGCGCGCACAGTACGTCGGATACACCGCCACGCCATTTGCCAACGTATTCATCTCGCCCGACGACTCGGAGGATCTCTTTCCGAAGGACTTCCTCGTCAGCCTTCAGCCCTCATCCCAGTACATGGGCGGTCGCGACTTCCATGACCTGTGGGGACTTGACGAAGCAGACAGGGGGGACCCGGCTCGATCGAACGAAGCCGCCTTCGTTCGCGACCTCTATGCCGACGGCGACGAAGACCCTGCCGCGGAAGAGGCCGAGATCCTCGGCGCTCTTGACGCGTTCGTTCTGACGGGGGCGATCAAGAAGTGGCGGGAGTCGCTCGGCACAGGACCCGCATTCCGCCACCACACGATGCTGGTCCACGAGTCCGTGCGCACGTCCGACCAGTCCGACCTTGCCGACCGATTCCGCGGTGTGTGGAGGCGTGCGGCGTACACGAACCCGTCGGCGTTCTCCCGACTGCGCGAGCTGTACGAATCGGATTTCCGGGCGGTCAATGAGGCGCGGGACTGGCCCGACCATCCGCTTCCAGTGAGTTTCGACCACCTCAAGCCCTTCGTCGGCGCGGCAGTCGACGCCATCACTGCTGACAGCGATCCCGTCGTGGTCGTCAACGGGACGAAGGACAGCGACTACGACGCGATGGACTTCCAGACCCGTCCGTACTGGCGAATCATGGTCGGTGGCGCGAAGCTCAGCCGCGGGTTCACCGTCGAGGGCCTGACGATCTCCTACTACCGTCGCCGTGCTGCCGCAGCAGACACGCTGATGCAGATGGGCCGGTGGTTCGGCTACCGTCCAGGTTACGGAGACCTCGTCCGCCTGTACATCGCGCGGAACGTCCTCGATGGGCGGGGAAAGTCGTACGACCTGTACGACGCGTTCACCTCGATCATCGAGGACGAGGAGGAGTTCCGCGACCAGCTACACCGATTCGCCGAGATCGAGGAGGATGGCCGACCGGTCGTGCGGCCCATCCATGTGCCGCCGCTTGTCTTCCAGCAGCTGCCTTGGCTCAAGCCCACGGGCGCGAACAAGATGTACAACGCGGTACTCACCTACGAGGGTGACGGCGGCGTCGTTAAGGATTTCAACCAGCACGACCACCGCGAAGACGGAAGTCGCAATGCGAAGCACTTCGCTGCCGTGAAGCCGCTGTTGAGCGGGCTGTCCGAGCCGCATAAGTTCCTCGGGGTGGCGGGCACGACATTCGATGGCCGCTACGCCATTGCCTCAACCGAAGCGGTCGTCGCGGCTCTTAGCGAGTTCCGGTTCTCCTCACCCGACCAGCTCAAGCCCACCATCAGCATGATGCAGAAGGCGGCGCATGAAGGGACAGTGAAGGATTGGGCTGTGATCGTGCCCGAACTGGACTCGACCTATCAGCGGGAGATCGAAGGCGCCACCGTTTCGATCGCTGAGCGCCGGCGTCGGAAGGATCGCCCTGGATTCGCCGGAAGCGAGCGGCGGCATCGTGCAGCCCTCGAGGTGATCACCCAGCGTCCGGATCGGGATGCTGAGGCTGGCCCGGTTGCAGAGTCGCTGTCCAGAGCGACACGCGGGGCGCTGCTTCTGACCTTCGCCTACGACCCTGAGGTCAGCAGCGACGAACTCCGAGACGAGGGCCGCGCGAGCGCCAATCGCATCAAGAGGGACGCATGGCCGACGCTCATGCTGAGCGAGAGTGTCGCGACGCTTCTCTCTATCGCGATGCCGTATGGCTCGGCGCCACGCGGGCGCATCGGCTTCACAGTCCGTCGCGAGGATAGCGCGGACAGCGCGATCGTCGATCGCGACTGA
- a CDS encoding GHKL domain-containing protein, whose translation MRNAAIGDIGILTTAIEEETVPAVRRLLAAAVRRAQQISEPTYVYEPDVAPASPEILDALSGLIRHETEPIIGWIRRSAAREIGDQYEASETFRNIDLLRRRLLGLETLAAAHRLPRYSRASLLTLIVDCQPQGFPDQVVDADRGDDDSIDTDPGLFSIIVGNALLNAQEASSGLPGAPILVRHGVSDRHFWVTVTNRFEGQAFEMEHVAQTGASTKDSHKGLGVSAMRMAADRLRYNFSLQASGGIVIFSLRGERFRA comes from the coding sequence GTGCGCAATGCGGCAATCGGTGACATCGGCATACTGACCACTGCCATCGAGGAAGAGACGGTTCCTGCCGTGCGGCGGTTGTTGGCGGCGGCCGTGCGGCGAGCCCAACAGATCTCCGAGCCGACTTACGTCTACGAGCCTGATGTGGCGCCCGCTTCCCCGGAGATTCTCGACGCCTTAAGCGGTCTCATCCGACATGAGACAGAACCAATCATTGGGTGGATCCGGCGCAGTGCGGCGAGGGAGATCGGTGATCAGTACGAAGCTAGTGAGACGTTTAGGAACATCGATCTCCTGAGACGCCGTCTACTAGGTTTGGAGACGCTCGCCGCTGCGCATCGCCTGCCTCGATATTCAAGAGCGTCGCTACTTACGCTCATCGTCGATTGTCAACCGCAGGGCTTTCCCGATCAGGTCGTTGACGCGGACAGAGGCGACGACGACTCGATCGACACGGATCCTGGGCTGTTCTCGATCATCGTGGGGAATGCCTTGCTGAACGCGCAGGAAGCCTCAAGCGGATTGCCTGGAGCTCCGATCCTTGTTCGGCACGGCGTCAGTGACCGACACTTCTGGGTGACCGTCACCAATCGCTTCGAGGGTCAAGCGTTCGAGATGGAGCATGTCGCGCAGACGGGCGCGTCGACAAAGGACAGCCATAAAGGACTCGGTGTTAGCGCGATGAGGATGGCCGCGGACCGCCTGCGGTACAATTTCTCGCTTCAGGCAAGCGGAGGAATCGTGATTTTTTCACTTCGAGGAGAGAGATTTCGTGCCTAG
- a CDS encoding PD-(D/E)XK motif protein, whose amino-acid sequence MTTNAGDNPSHLDPRTVEEYFRLGAKSAFTLHAEPPVVMEIDPGREEIELRTPAAGSEPEVTAFDRLSLLRVQRDGTEWFRLVVDAREMHYEAYVLLESIVDQLKSGASFRHAVSEAVSSLKDLLAGRSRLTEEKILGLLGELLVLTHAVDTLGEEAAMTAWLGPLAEEHDFAFEQFDAEVKTTKSESRVHVIGSETQLEPEPARPLYLVSIQLTRAGLAEQGFTLPSVIADLRSRLDQTRRTFDAAIEGLGWRDADADLYKVRHQPRSTPRAYLVDEEFPAITSGRLDRVVPQRPHVASVTYRVNVTDLAHSGIGAPLDDFCEEPE is encoded by the coding sequence ATGACGACGAACGCGGGTGACAACCCGAGCCACCTAGACCCTAGAACGGTCGAGGAGTACTTCCGGCTGGGTGCGAAGTCGGCCTTCACGCTGCACGCCGAGCCGCCTGTAGTGATGGAGATCGACCCCGGCCGTGAAGAGATCGAGCTCCGCACCCCTGCGGCAGGGTCGGAACCGGAGGTCACCGCGTTCGATAGGCTGTCGCTGCTGCGTGTTCAGCGCGACGGCACGGAGTGGTTCCGCCTCGTTGTCGATGCCCGCGAGATGCATTACGAGGCCTACGTACTGCTGGAATCGATCGTGGATCAGCTGAAGTCGGGGGCTTCGTTTCGGCATGCCGTGTCAGAAGCCGTGTCGTCGCTCAAAGATTTGCTCGCCGGACGATCACGGCTCACCGAGGAGAAGATCCTCGGTCTACTCGGGGAGCTTCTCGTACTGACCCACGCGGTTGACACGCTCGGCGAGGAGGCGGCCATGACTGCGTGGCTGGGCCCACTGGCCGAGGAGCACGACTTCGCGTTCGAACAGTTCGACGCCGAGGTGAAAACCACGAAGTCCGAGTCCCGCGTGCACGTCATCGGCTCGGAGACGCAGCTCGAGCCGGAGCCGGCTCGTCCTCTCTATCTGGTCTCCATCCAACTCACTCGAGCGGGTCTAGCCGAACAGGGCTTCACACTGCCGTCCGTCATCGCCGACCTGCGCAGCAGGCTGGACCAGACCCGCCGCACGTTCGATGCAGCGATAGAGGGGCTTGGCTGGCGAGACGCGGATGCGGATCTCTACAAGGTGCGGCACCAACCGCGCTCCACACCCCGGGCGTATCTGGTGGATGAGGAGTTCCCTGCCATCACCTCCGGGCGCTTGGACCGGGTCGTTCCTCAGCGCCCGCATGTCGCCAGCGTGACCTACCGTGTCAACGTCACCGATCTCGCCCACTCTGGAATAGGCGCTCCACTCGATGACTTCTGCGAGGAACCCGAATGA
- a CDS encoding very short patch repair endonuclease translates to MSWASTEGTARSMRSNRGRDTSPELAVRKILHSMGYRYRVDFAPLGGRRRADIVFTRQRTAIFIDGCFWHSCPIHGTKPRRNADYWRPKLRRNVERDRETDKLLRDAGWAVLRFWEHEPPKLVAEAIIGTLRQNT, encoded by the coding sequence ATGTCGTGGGCCAGCACCGAAGGTACCGCCCGCTCGATGAGGTCCAACCGCGGAAGGGACACCAGTCCGGAACTCGCGGTTCGAAAAATTCTCCACAGCATGGGCTACCGCTACCGTGTCGACTTCGCTCCACTCGGCGGGCGGCGGCGGGCGGACATCGTGTTCACGCGACAGCGGACCGCGATTTTCATCGACGGGTGTTTCTGGCACTCGTGTCCTATTCATGGGACGAAGCCTCGGCGGAACGCCGACTATTGGAGGCCCAAGCTACGCCGGAACGTCGAACGTGACCGCGAAACCGACAAGCTGCTCCGAGATGCTGGATGGGCGGTACTGCGCTTCTGGGAGCACGAGCCTCCCAAACTGGTCGCAGAAGCGATCATCGGGACGCTACGTCAAAACACGTAG
- a CDS encoding phosphotransferase, translated as MPRFRAILVEDEPSAAQFTTDALEAAGFDVVVYSDALSAQEHVDSTADLIDLLVLDRRLPFRSGEAPSDKVGDDLLTAMLLKHPDLAAVVFSGHTGFEHLQFATTERGVVSLGNDAFVFDRVRLFEKGQSLEFDAYVGRVHSALSALQDIQITGIEPSELTAHNRRLLRRVAFEFGGSSIDARPLAGGLTDSPVWLCSIESHHGSMARVVAKRQIKTREPGGFQDLCPAQITAGVVGTIRGFCGGFYVTIQQLVGSNPVPLLELIVTDEEAAVAATTVLRDSLGQMSIGQRVNVSVEEIGAPFAPWSTVVERGASFGIKVPPGSRIAATSSAPRHGDLHPGNVLVADGHPVIIDFDSQTSGSQLIDVLTLQLGPLFHPDSPLFGAEWPTIDQCEQFGTDAFLDDCPAPDYFALLADWSDQSCTSVRELSALVLAYAVRQLKYADILGNDLTRSRAVAIARWAAARLDSD; from the coding sequence GTGCCTAGATTCCGAGCCATCCTCGTCGAGGACGAGCCGAGCGCGGCACAGTTCACGACTGATGCCTTGGAAGCCGCTGGCTTCGACGTCGTGGTCTACTCAGATGCGCTGTCCGCACAAGAACACGTCGATTCGACAGCAGACCTCATCGATCTCCTGGTCCTAGACCGGCGACTACCGTTTCGCTCCGGCGAAGCGCCGAGTGACAAAGTGGGCGACGACCTGCTCACAGCCATGTTGCTGAAGCATCCGGACCTGGCGGCCGTCGTTTTCAGCGGGCATACCGGCTTTGAGCATTTGCAGTTCGCGACTACCGAGCGCGGGGTCGTGTCACTCGGGAACGACGCGTTTGTCTTCGATCGAGTGCGCCTCTTCGAGAAAGGTCAGTCCCTCGAATTCGATGCGTACGTAGGAAGGGTGCACAGTGCGTTGTCGGCGCTGCAGGACATCCAAATCACTGGCATCGAGCCTTCCGAGCTCACCGCGCACAATCGGCGTCTGCTTCGACGTGTTGCGTTCGAGTTCGGCGGCAGTTCCATCGACGCACGTCCACTCGCTGGCGGACTAACTGATTCGCCAGTTTGGCTGTGCTCGATCGAGAGCCATCACGGTTCCATGGCCCGCGTCGTCGCCAAGCGACAAATCAAAACGCGCGAGCCAGGAGGATTTCAAGACCTTTGTCCCGCCCAGATCACCGCGGGGGTTGTGGGAACGATCCGAGGCTTCTGCGGCGGCTTCTACGTTACTATCCAACAACTTGTCGGTTCGAATCCCGTGCCCCTCCTCGAGCTAATTGTCACCGACGAAGAGGCGGCCGTCGCGGCAACGACAGTTCTTCGGGACAGTCTCGGTCAGATGTCGATCGGCCAGCGAGTGAACGTGTCGGTCGAGGAGATTGGGGCTCCGTTCGCACCCTGGTCGACTGTAGTCGAACGCGGAGCAAGCTTCGGCATCAAGGTGCCGCCAGGTTCGCGAATTGCTGCGACCAGTTCTGCCCCGCGTCACGGCGATCTTCATCCTGGCAACGTCTTGGTAGCGGACGGCCACCCTGTCATCATCGACTTCGACAGCCAGACGAGCGGGAGTCAGCTCATCGACGTCCTCACTCTCCAGCTAGGTCCCTTGTTCCATCCAGATTCCCCACTCTTCGGCGCGGAGTGGCCAACCATTGATCAATGCGAGCAGTTCGGCACCGACGCCTTCCTCGACGACTGTCCAGCTCCCGACTATTTCGCATTATTGGCTGACTGGTCCGATCAATCGTGTACGTCCGTTCGCGAACTTTCGGCTCTCGTGCTTGCATACGCCGTTCGGCAGCTGAAGTACGCTGACATTCTTGGGAACGATCTAACTCGATCGCGTGCGGTCGCTATCGCTCGCTGGGCCGCGGCACGCCTTGACTCTGATTAG